One segment of Brassica napus cultivar Da-Ae chromosome C3, Da-Ae, whole genome shotgun sequence DNA contains the following:
- the LOC125583028 gene encoding glutathione reductase, chloroplastic/mitochondrial-like, whose translation MSLHLIALVASLFEDKNMKACHIMLEFALRDNDVDLMTSLLEVIDPHTIDVDGKIYTSRNILIAVGGHPFIPDIPGREYAIDFPSNAKKIAIVGGGYIALEFAGIFNGLNIEVHVFIRQKKFRDFVGEQMSLRGIEFHTEESPEAIIKAGDGSLSLKTSKGTVDGCMPSSTRSNKEKKLLFSDPARLERSIRKEIRTASIDINACSLTDTRIPASTENLQPSTDTLHPTSIDTSSRTSIDTQPRDMVATFILTQYENGDMYDLEGHLRNAAGQEIDDQGAESLILKLRLLQLLLKLYRKLLASER comes from the exons ATGAGTCTTCATCTTATAGCTCTTGTTGCGAGTCTTTTCGAAGACAAGAACATGAAAGCGTGCCACATTATGCTGGAGTTTGCTTTAAGGGACAATGACGTGGACTTGATGACTAGTTTGTTAGAG GTTATAGACCCGCACACCATTGATGTAGACGGGAAAATCTACACTTCGAGGAATATTCTGATTGCAGTCGGTGGACATCCCTTCATACCCGACATTCCAGGAAGAGAGTATGCAATTGATTTTCCTTCCAACGCTAAGAAGATTGCTATCGTCGGTGGTGGATACATCGCCCTGGAGTTTGCGGGCATATTTAACGGTCTTAACATTGAAGTTCATGTTTTTATAAGGCAAAAGAAG TTCAGGGATTTTGTTGGCGAGCAGATGTCTTTGAGAGGCATTGAGTTCCACACGGAGGAATCACCTGAAGCCATCATCAAAGCTGGAGATGGTTCGTTGTCTCTGAAGACCAGCAAGGGGACTGTTGATGG gTGCATGCctagcagtaccagaagcaacaaggaaaaaaaactgCTATTCTCAGACCCTGCTCGCTTAGAACGCTCGATCCGCAAAGAGATACGCACCGCATCAATCGACATCAATGCTTGTTCATTGACCGATACTCGCATTCCAGCGTCGACCGAGAATCttcaaccgtcgaccgacactctTCACCCGACATCAATCGACACTTCATCTAGAACATCGATTGATACTCaaccgcgagacatggttgcgacttttATTCTAACCCAATATGAGAATGGAGACATGTATGACCTGgaaggtcatctgcgtaatgcagcaggtcaagAGATAGATGATCAGGGGGCTGAATCCCTGATCCTGAAGCTGAGGCTGCTACAACTGCTGCTCAAGCTGTACAGGAAGCTGCTCGCATCAGAACGTTGA